Part of the Vigna angularis cultivar LongXiaoDou No.4 chromosome 1, ASM1680809v1, whole genome shotgun sequence genome, TAGGATTCTGGGGGCAGAAAGTTGAGGTTTAATGTAGCCGAAGCAGAATCATCGTGGAGAGGTGCATTGAAGTCTATGGATCGGACTTCAGGAACACTAGGTTCCAACAACAGAAGTCTCTCCGTGCATGCTGCAGCAAGTTCAAAATGTGAAATTGCAAAGTGGGGATCAGAGATTAAAGAAAACCATGATTTACAGACACTTTTGAAACGAACAAGAGACTTAACCGGCAACCTCAACAAAACTTTAATGATCAAATCCCTTGGCAGAAGAACAGTGGTTATGTTCCTTCTCCTTACTCCTCTTCTACCGTATCtcttcattttacttttcttccaTTGTTCTGCATGCAGCATATGACTCAATATATAGAGAGAAGACGGAAGAACTGGACTTAGGATAGCTCTTCCTTATCTAGTACTCTTCCCAAGCTTCTTTCTTCTTTAGTACTTTTCCTGCATGACCAGTTTGTCCTTTGAGTGCATATCCCAAAATAAATGCTTCAATGGTCAACTAAATCATGCATATTGAATggtcaaatattaatttagtttaaatttaatttttttataatataggAAATTTTCATTACTGttattaagtatttatttttcaatttaaaatgttgctttcttttaaattttattttaatacactttttttttattttgctgtgcaataaaaaattcattacttGAAGTTTAATTACCATGAAGATTACTCCTAGGTACACACACAAGTATTTGTGATACAGTGTGAATAAACCAAATTCCATTTCTAAAGTATTAAccttttctaaataattaaaaaaatatatttaaataatttttgagGTATTTAATATCTTGAtcctaatattttttaattaggtaattaacaaactattttatcttttatttaaaatatttaaccactatattttcataattattataatttctaatattttataatttttagtctAAAATTCTTATTTAgtcataatttttctttcaattcttcaaattgatttttttttaactaagtctcagtatttgtaaaaatattcaattacgCGATTTTGgttaaattgatattaacaTGTGTTAatatttccattttcttttaaattttttaagcgTTCTTTTGTTTTGCGTGTTTCAGTCTTTATCAACAATGTTAGTATCATgtattaaaattagtataatgtGTCTTACGTGTGTTAGTGTCAGTGttacataatattttgtatttaattcatcttttaaattttaaatttagatttagtttaattctattttttattttaaaaataaagtaacatTGTCTTTCTCCAAAATAGTAATTAAGCCtaattataacttatatatatgttaaattaattttttaaaatttatatataaatcattctatttaaatatttaattattttttatcttttaatttaaattttcaaaagaccaattttaaaattatgatatttttaaaatattaaaaatataaatataaagtgaCATTTGtaattcttaaattttcatatttgaaataatttaaaaatttgtattttcctTTGTTTAAAAAActgtatttttctttgtttgaaaaattatatttaaaatcattcAGAAAAACCGGACATAGCTGTTCCTTCTCTGGTACTCTTCCCAAGCTTCTTCCTTCTTTAGTACTTTTCCTGTAGGACCAGTCCATCCATTGAGTGCATACCCCAAAATAAATGCTTCAATGGTCAATTAAATCATGCATATTGAATGGTCAactattaatttagtttaaatttaatttatttataatataggatgttttttattgttattaagtatttttttttcaatttaaaatgtttctttcttttaaattttattttaatacactttttttatttgtgcaataaaaaatttattacttgaaGTTTAATTACCACGAAGATTACTCCTAAGTACACAAGTATTTGTGATACCAATGATTTCATTtctaaagtaataatttttttctaaataatttaaaaaaacaaaatatttaaatagtttttgaaGTATTTAATATCTATTGCATGATCTAAGATGATATATTTCAATAGgtttaatatcatattttatccCAATTTTTgttcgaaaatgtcaaattagttcaTCTTTAAAAAGTGTATCGAGTATCTCTTCACTTAAtcaaatttgcatcaatgaaatctctttcgttaaatccgtacaaacgacgttaactatttttttttctcttctatttttctACACAATGCAGGTTTTtgtcagtttttttttctcttatacttttcttctactttaaatactctctcttctacttttcttctattttttttgcATACTCTTTTTTACTTTCAATTGGCAATTATTTTGTATCAAAATATTGTTTGTCCCTTTCGTACACAAAAATTAATGTGACTTTGTTTACTTAACTTGCACATATTTATTTCTTGTAATGTCTATTGCATTGTGATagaaattgtttttatatattttggtttcaaacagtaaaaaaattattttaatttctatataaaattattaaaaataataaaattaaattgttattagtgtgaattttaaattttaatttaattttataatacattttcttactgtattttttaatatcaaattacaatttattatattagacttaaattataaaagagtGTAAGGCTTATTGTGATCTTTTTGGAGTTTTGTTTAGAGAAATAGTTGCATAATATCTTGTTGCAAACTGACACACTATTCCACGCACCTAAAAATTTGgtattaaagagaaagaaggagagaaatatatttataaaataatatgtgagtaattttttctctcaaatCATCAAATCTTTAATGCATTCGtttatatttaactaatttgactcaaaattttaaacgtgagaatttatttcaaacacttttaaaacaatgaactaaattgagatttgtaaatgaaactaagaataaaattaactattaaatcatttcaaaaaatatcaacaagaaataatttaaaggtTCTTTTaacattcaataatttataatgatacTCTAAAGGACAATTTTGTTCTTTCTAGATTGACACAGGGGccaaattttaacataattgttaataattttgtaagacgccattttttttttcttccataaaGTAAATTGTTAGACGAATAACCTTATTTCAAAtagtcatttaaaaataaaattaccatactttatttaaatctccaaaaaaaaaatcatgtctTAAATCACGGTACTTTATTAgtttgacaaaataaaaaataataataatttctctAATAGTGTCCCAAGCATGGCAcaattctcattttttttattagtgtgCATATCCTACCAtacttatattattatcatttgtGTTCCTAGAAAATATAAACATCTATGACATTTATAATTACAGAAACATATACAAGGGaactaacataaataataactattataaCCACAAATTTTATCGTatgttcaaaaatatttttcaataaaaattataaacttaaataactCTTATACAGACACATATGTTATCATTATtgaaaaatagtaatattaGAACTGAATATAAAACTATTTGTAATGaaatctatttaatttaattaaactgatttaatttataaaacaatttgtgaatattagaaaatattttaaattggaatGTAATGTCAACATATTAAATCGATTGTAAAGGACATTAATTTAATATGACCTATCTAGTGAATaacttaaaactattttatttttagataacCAGTTTGATATTTAAGaatatcttataatatttaaccatatttaatgttttttaaattaaatcattattaaccaattcttttaacatatttgtatactttcataattattataattcgTAGGATGTCACAATTTTTagtctaaaattattatttggttataatttttgtttcaattcttCGATAGTTTTTTTTCTACTAATTaagtattaatttttgttaaaatgattcaattagcttatttatgttaaatataaaaagctatttatacatgttaaaataatattttaagatttatacatcaaatcaattcatttaaatatttatttttttaatttaaattttaaaaagtatctattttaaaatttcaatgtttttaaaatattaaaaatataaatataaagtaacacttcgtaatttaaaattttaatatttgaaataatttataaaactatttaaaaaactatatatttttttgtttaaaaaaagttttttgaatattaaaattaaaaaattacaaatgttactttacaattattatttaaatatttaaaaagaattaagtttaaaataggaattttataatgtaaaaaatgtaaaataaaattaattttaatatttaaattaagtgatttagtatatatatattctaaaaaatcatattatatatatatatatatattgtaattacttttaattattaatttggttttattttaaaaaggaaaaatattgttgaactaaaaaaattgaaactcaattaaatttaaaattaaaagacatgaacaaaattaaatacaaaatctCGATACTAATACTGtcaacataatataaaataattttttattttatattttgaaatttactaTCTAAATGCAATATTGTCATGACACAAATTTATCGGGTGCAGGTTGGAATTATAAaagtgcaaaaataaattagcaAGGGTTGAAGCCCAAAATGGGCCCAATAAGAGGCTCTCCAGctcctaaaccctaaatacagagTCCCAAGCCTTCTTATTTGCGCTTTTCGTGATTGTCGCTTAGTTCTGAAAGGAAGAGCACCGGCGCAGCATCCCAGAGGCTTCTCTTCTCTGTTGGTAAGATTAGTATTAATCGCTCGTTTCCAAATAGTTGGTTTCATTTGAGGGTGTGATATAGTTTTTAGccttaattataattgattgaCTCTGATTGCAATTTGGGTGTCAGTTAGTGAGTATGGTGAGGGTTAGTGTCTTGAACGATGCTCTCAAGAGCATGTACAATGCCGAGAAAAGGGGGAAGCGTCAAGTCATGATTAGGCCATCCTCCAAAGTTATTATTAAATTCCTTCTGGTGATGCAAAAGCACGGTATCAATCtgttattaatgttttttttttctgattaatGATTTAGTTTGTGTGTTGAATTATTGTTGCATTCGGGTGCTCGATGGTGTAGGATACATCGGAGAGTTTGAGTATGTTGATGACCACAGGGCTGGTAAAATCGTGGTTGAGTTGAACGGTAGATTGAACAAGTGTGGGGTTATTAGTCCCCGTTTTGATGTGGGTGTCAAAGACATAGAACCTTGGACTGCTAGGCTTCTCCCCTCAAGACAGGtcagttaaatttatttatttgtatatattttgtgtTGTGTTCATATGCGTGTTTATGTGAACCTTAAACACAACATGATGCTTGTATAGTGCCATGGAATTAAAACTTATTTCAGTATTTTTCTTAAGTgttgtgaaatttttttgtgTTGATTGGGTTATAATTTTATAGGCTATGTGCTAAGGTTGGTTTGTTTTTTCTAGCGGGGCTGTGGCGTTAACTCTCTAACATCATAtcaaaaattgaattatgtgtgATTTACTACTGAGTGATGTTGGATACTAATGGTTCCTCTACTTATCACTGACCTTTTTTGATTTACACTAATTATGCAGTTTGGGTATATTGTATTGACAACCTCTGCTGGCATTATGGATCATGAAGAGGCCAGGAGGAAAAATGTTGGTGGTAAGGTACTGGGTTTCTTCTACTAggttatttttcaattgaggATCGAAGTGATTTCAGTTTTGAGATTCACCGGTTGCAATGGAGGATATGCTAGTCACTAGTTATTATATCATCATAGCAGGAGGTGGTTTGTGatgctttttattttgtttgcaAAGTTGGTAACTGAAACTTTTATGCtttctttatcattatttttcttctacCAAAATGTACTTGCCAAGTTGTTTTAACTTGTGAGACCCTTGTTTAGAAACTTGAAGCCCAGCGAAGTTTGAGATTATGTGGATGAGTAATAGTTTCATATTGCCGTTGAATGGATTGAATTTTGAAACTAGTTTATTTATGCTTCCAGAAAAAAATGTCATGTCCTCAAATCACTATTAGATTATGCtgattttaatttgatattaaaacgAGCTTCTCAAGCTATTTTCAGCCTTTCCAGCTT contains:
- the LOC108332327 gene encoding 40S ribosomal protein S15a, with the translated sequence MVRVSVLNDALKSMYNAEKRGKRQVMIRPSSKVIIKFLLVMQKHGYIGEFEYVDDHRAGKIVVELNGRLNKCGVISPRFDVGVKDIEPWTARLLPSRQFGYIVLTTSAGIMDHEEARRKNVGGKVLGFFY